The following proteins come from a genomic window of Paenibacillus sp. CAA11:
- a CDS encoding sensor histidine kinase, with product MINSLYARVVLTFLGAVIVSLLSGFIVQSYFYKSHIGAIVEEKMIGNAQMIIQLYKKLAPKDAKAFGEVSNSMPFYKIRFYDSAGTLLNPGSATSDQQKDQSYLQQVLKQNKIYHNGSSEDDEITVGLPFALNGSPHVLLVTTETVFLFDEIDSLIRYQQLFTLGLGSILVLIAARYMVRPLRKLTHATQRMARGDFNVGLSTKRRDEIGQLTLSFNTMADELGRLDMLRRRFVSDVSHEIQSPLTSIKGYTRVLKIKSMDEKTRMQMLDIIDEESDRLSRLCDDLLELTSLEHEHTKPAPQNFRLDEQLRKAVIRLEPQWSARNLDMQLMLEPITIVADEDKMNQVWNNLLGNCIKFTADHGKIRVESFKKSESVVVRMTDNGIGIPEEEISQIFKPFYKVDKARKRSISGNGIGLSIVKRIVDLHHGKIEVSSKLGSGTSFSITLPLEDIKPEL from the coding sequence GTGATTAACTCGCTTTATGCCCGCGTTGTGTTGACGTTTCTGGGGGCCGTCATAGTCAGCCTGCTCTCGGGATTCATCGTTCAAAGCTATTTCTACAAAAGCCATATTGGAGCGATCGTGGAAGAGAAGATGATTGGCAATGCCCAAATGATCATTCAATTATATAAGAAATTGGCCCCGAAGGATGCGAAGGCTTTCGGGGAAGTAAGCAATTCTATGCCCTTTTATAAGATACGGTTTTATGACAGCGCGGGAACGCTGCTGAACCCGGGGAGCGCTACTTCAGACCAGCAGAAGGATCAATCGTATCTGCAGCAAGTGCTCAAGCAAAACAAAATTTATCACAACGGGTCCAGCGAGGATGACGAAATTACGGTTGGCCTGCCTTTTGCGCTGAACGGTTCACCGCACGTTTTGTTGGTTACGACCGAGACCGTTTTTCTCTTCGACGAAATCGATTCCTTGATCCGGTATCAGCAGCTCTTTACTCTCGGCTTGGGAAGTATTCTGGTATTGATCGCCGCGCGGTATATGGTCAGGCCCCTTCGGAAGCTGACACATGCAACGCAGAGAATGGCCAGGGGCGATTTTAACGTTGGTCTGTCTACCAAACGTCGCGACGAAATTGGACAGCTCACCCTAAGCTTTAACACGATGGCGGATGAATTGGGAAGACTGGATATGCTCCGTCGGCGGTTTGTTTCCGATGTATCCCACGAAATCCAATCTCCTCTAACATCGATCAAAGGATATACCCGTGTGCTGAAGATCAAGTCCATGGACGAGAAAACCCGTATGCAGATGCTGGATATTATCGACGAGGAGAGCGACAGGCTATCCCGGCTGTGCGACGATCTGCTGGAATTGACCAGCCTGGAGCACGAGCATACAAAGCCCGCCCCGCAAAATTTTCGTCTCGACGAGCAATTGCGCAAAGCTGTCATTCGCCTGGAACCGCAATGGTCTGCCCGCAATTTGGATATGCAGCTTATGCTGGAGCCGATAACTATTGTGGCGGATGAAGACAAGATGAATCAGGTGTGGAACAACTTGCTTGGCAATTGCATCAAATTCACCGCCGATCATGGAAAGATAAGGGTGGAGTCCTTCAAGAAAAGCGAAAGCGTAGTTGTCCGAATGACGGACAATGGAATCGGCATACCTGAGGAGGAAATCAGCCAAATTTTCAAACCGTTCTACAAAGTGGATAAAGCGAGAAAACGCAGTATTAGCGGTAATGGAATCGGTCTTTCCATCGTGAAGCGGATTGTCGATCTTCATCATGGAAAAATCGAAGTGTCCAGCAAATTGGGGAGCGGAACCTCCTTCTCAATCACACTTCCCCTCGAAGATATAAAGCCCGAATTGTAA
- a CDS encoding S41 family peptidase has protein sequence MKVMIVILTLLTFSMSGTYVQAKENRKQPPPATVAAERQLWQSKGYGHIFDIEGQSVKVYSYTKDSLVPFGKGNIDNNGDIYINEIHDNSKFQEQFDAPRFPMGRFVNGSLTDGLGYVQHFKRIDSLPKVKYNGFSKDPVQNFEVFWQSFEENFSFFSLVKVNWKEVYKEYRPKVSAVTSEKELEDILTQMFQKLNDGHSIIFGKKGLIFSKSKVEREEFFEANSKSMQRNVEERYIKGAVKSKLDGRIVYGQTKSGDAYIKLIGFDEFDPKKIDQALAEMVLDLANCRNYMIDMRFNEGGEDFFGLKIAGLFAEKRKLAYAKQARTGGYEEFSKPTQVYIEPGAKQFSADNIVVLTSPMTVSAGETGTMALKALDKVTVIGETTGGFFSDMLLRLLPNKQLFSLSNERYTSPDGTNYEQRGLPPDEKIMIKQADIDAGKDPVMNRALELLKKKP, from the coding sequence ATGAAAGTAATGATTGTCATCTTGACACTCCTGACATTCAGCATGTCGGGAACCTATGTCCAGGCGAAGGAGAACCGAAAGCAGCCGCCCCCCGCAACCGTAGCCGCCGAGCGACAGCTTTGGCAATCGAAAGGGTATGGACATATATTCGATATAGAAGGCCAATCCGTTAAGGTCTACAGCTACACCAAGGACAGCTTGGTACCGTTCGGGAAAGGAAATATCGACAACAACGGCGACATTTATATTAATGAAATTCACGACAACAGCAAATTCCAGGAGCAATTTGATGCCCCGCGATTTCCGATGGGCCGCTTCGTTAACGGCAGCTTGACCGATGGCTTGGGATACGTGCAGCATTTCAAACGGATCGATAGTCTTCCCAAGGTGAAGTATAACGGATTCAGCAAGGATCCCGTGCAGAATTTTGAAGTATTCTGGCAATCCTTTGAAGAGAATTTCAGTTTCTTTTCGCTCGTCAAAGTGAATTGGAAAGAGGTGTACAAAGAGTATCGGCCCAAAGTTAGTGCCGTTACCTCCGAAAAGGAATTGGAGGATATTTTGACGCAAATGTTCCAAAAGCTAAACGACGGACACAGCATCATATTCGGTAAAAAGGGGTTGATCTTCTCCAAGTCCAAAGTTGAGCGGGAGGAATTTTTCGAAGCGAATTCGAAGTCGATGCAACGAAATGTCGAAGAGAGATATATCAAAGGGGCGGTAAAAAGCAAGCTCGACGGGCGCATTGTTTATGGCCAAACGAAAAGCGGCGACGCTTACATCAAGCTGATTGGTTTTGACGAGTTCGATCCGAAGAAAATAGACCAAGCGCTGGCGGAAATGGTGCTAGATTTGGCGAACTGCCGCAACTATATGATCGATATGCGCTTTAATGAGGGGGGCGAGGACTTCTTCGGGTTGAAAATAGCCGGCTTGTTTGCCGAGAAACGCAAGCTGGCGTATGCCAAACAGGCCCGAACAGGCGGATACGAGGAATTCTCCAAGCCTACGCAGGTATATATCGAGCCGGGAGCAAAGCAGTTTTCAGCTGACAATATTGTGGTGCTGACCAGCCCGATGACGGTAAGCGCCGGCGAGACAGGGACGATGGCTTTAAAAGCATTGGACAAAGTAACAGTTATCGGAGAAACGACGGGCGGATTCTTTTCGGACATGCTGCTTAGACTGTTGCCGAACAAACAGTTATTCTCCCTGAGCAACGAACGCTATACCTCGCCTGACGGCACTAATTACGAGCAGCGCGGCCTGCCGCCGGACGAAAAGATCATGATCAAGCAAGCCGATATTGATGCCGGCAAGGACCCGGTGATGAACCGGGCTTTGGAATTGCTTAAAAAGAAGCCATAA
- a CDS encoding peroxiredoxin-like family protein translates to MSTTTLASALEKITAASPFEVQAIHQRVIQQLQEGGTATGLPVGTKAKDFGLSDSLGNQINLADELAKGPVVLTFYRGGWCPYCNRQLRAYQEILPDIQALGAQLIAVSPQLPDYTLSDQEKAELSFKVLSDPKGIVAAKYNLLYEVPDYLRGMYLSHNIDLHEYNGTDHWLLPVTGTFMIDEYSVIRSAYVNPDFTKRMEPEDILWELRKL, encoded by the coding sequence ATGTCAACAACGACCTTAGCTTCAGCGTTAGAGAAGATTACGGCAGCAAGCCCTTTTGAAGTGCAGGCGATACACCAACGTGTTATCCAGCAACTTCAAGAGGGAGGTACCGCCACAGGGCTGCCAGTCGGGACAAAAGCCAAGGACTTTGGACTGTCAGATTCACTTGGGAACCAAATAAATTTAGCCGACGAATTGGCAAAAGGTCCCGTTGTCCTTACCTTTTACAGAGGAGGATGGTGCCCTTACTGCAATCGGCAGTTAAGAGCATACCAGGAGATTCTCCCTGACATTCAGGCTCTAGGCGCGCAGCTTATCGCAGTCAGTCCACAATTGCCAGATTATACACTGTCTGACCAAGAGAAAGCAGAATTGTCCTTTAAGGTTCTCAGCGACCCTAAGGGAATCGTCGCCGCCAAATATAACCTGTTGTATGAAGTGCCTGACTATCTGAGGGGCATGTACTTAAGCCATAATATTGATCTTCACGAGTACAATGGGACAGATCATTGGCTGCTTCCGGTGACGGGAACGTTCATGATTGACGAATACTCCGTTATCCGTTCAGCATACGTGAATCCTGACTTTACCAAGAGAATGGAACCGGAGGATATTCTCTGGGAGCTGCGAAAGTTATAA
- a CDS encoding response regulator transcription factor: protein MPTIMVVDDDVFIRELAGLLLRDEGMDVVEKTDGLEAWDYYLHHSVDLIILDIMMPGMDGWELCRKLREAGDKPMLMVTAKKESLDKVKGFRLGTDDYLTKPFDPMEMVMRVKALLKRYRIATSHIVKLGRVILDKTSYQVHFSDTGEEWALPLKEFELLYKLASYPGQIFTRDMLIRDIWGYAFNGDERTVDTHVKRLRDKFEQYAEDFRIVTMRGMGYRLEAYRD, encoded by the coding sequence TTGCCGACGATTATGGTAGTGGATGACGACGTCTTTATCCGCGAACTGGCAGGGCTGTTATTAAGAGACGAAGGTATGGACGTCGTAGAGAAAACGGATGGTCTCGAAGCCTGGGATTATTACTTGCATCATTCCGTTGATTTAATCATCTTGGATATTATGATGCCCGGCATGGACGGTTGGGAGCTGTGCAGAAAGCTGCGGGAGGCCGGAGACAAACCGATGCTGATGGTCACCGCCAAAAAGGAGTCGCTGGACAAAGTCAAAGGCTTTCGATTGGGGACGGACGATTATCTGACCAAACCTTTTGATCCGATGGAGATGGTTATGCGGGTCAAGGCGCTGCTCAAAAGGTATCGGATCGCTACCTCTCATATCGTGAAGCTCGGCCGAGTCATTCTCGATAAAACGAGCTACCAGGTTCACTTTTCCGACACGGGCGAGGAATGGGCTCTTCCTTTAAAAGAATTTGAGCTGCTTTACAAACTGGCCAGTTATCCCGGGCAAATTTTTACGCGCGACATGCTAATCCGCGACATCTGGGGTTACGCGTTCAATGGGGATGAACGCACCGTGGACACGCATGTCAAACGTCTGCGCGACAAGTTTGAGCAGTATGCCGAAGATTTCCGCATCGTAACAATGCGCGGCATGGGCTACCGTCTGGAGGCGTATCGTGATTAA
- a CDS encoding MarR family winged helix-turn-helix transcriptional regulator, translating to MLQLNEHLCFSLYACSRAISRLYRPLLEEMGITYPQYLVLLSLWESDGRTVKELGEHLDLDSGTLTPLLKRMEANELIRRVRSTEDERVVLALLTEKGWALKGESDCIPSALFSASGMSIEDVSELNKTIKELAEKVAQTSGK from the coding sequence ATGCTGCAACTTAACGAACACCTTTGCTTTTCCTTATATGCTTGCTCCCGAGCTATTTCTCGGTTGTATCGGCCGCTATTAGAGGAGATGGGAATTACCTATCCTCAGTATCTCGTGTTACTATCCCTCTGGGAAAGCGACGGGCGGACGGTGAAAGAATTGGGAGAACATTTAGACCTCGACTCAGGCACCTTGACGCCGCTGCTGAAACGGATGGAGGCGAACGAACTGATTAGGAGAGTACGATCGACGGAAGATGAGAGGGTCGTCTTGGCCCTGCTCACGGAGAAAGGGTGGGCCCTTAAGGGGGAATCCGATTGTATTCCATCCGCACTCTTCTCAGCTAGCGGCATGTCAATCGAAGATGTCTCGGAATTAAACAAAACTATCAAAGAGTTAGCGGAGAAAGTCGCTCAGACTAGCGGAAAATAA